A part of Candidatus Krumholzibacteriia bacterium genomic DNA contains:
- a CDS encoding NHL repeat-containing protein, producing the protein MRRSLVILALVLVSRPAATETFRPSDLVPEAGISVLDRRTASARLDRELFGEPHASIVLGRVDVYDRFPYLEARFFQVVSDPVWDRLLFGATERGLDAFDGRGSSFGPLDAPRGLSSDEFGRVYVADTNNDRVLVFSTHPEYHELRLEPLFAIEGLKRPHDVAFADGGTPFDATDDRLYVADTGRNRVVRLDLDGDGAREVSRVGGLGSGEDRFAGPTAIAVARIDGHDLDTVYVADSHRRRLVRLADLGHGLHYV; encoded by the coding sequence ATGCGACGCAGCCTCGTGATCCTGGCTCTGGTCCTCGTCTCGCGACCAGCCGCGACCGAGACGTTCCGCCCTTCGGACCTGGTGCCGGAGGCAGGAATCTCCGTACTCGATCGGAGGACGGCGAGCGCGCGGCTCGACCGCGAACTCTTCGGAGAACCGCATGCGAGTATCGTCCTCGGTCGTGTGGACGTGTACGATCGTTTCCCCTACCTGGAGGCACGCTTCTTCCAGGTCGTCAGCGACCCGGTCTGGGATCGCCTCCTGTTCGGCGCGACCGAACGAGGACTGGACGCCTTCGACGGTCGTGGAAGTTCCTTCGGTCCCCTCGACGCACCGCGCGGCCTGTCGAGTGACGAGTTCGGGCGCGTCTACGTGGCCGACACGAACAACGATCGTGTGCTCGTGTTCTCCACACACCCCGAGTACCACGAGCTCCGTCTCGAACCGCTGTTCGCCATCGAGGGGCTGAAGCGTCCCCACGACGTGGCCTTCGCCGACGGCGGCACTCCCTTCGACGCAACCGACGACCGGCTCTACGTGGCCGACACCGGCCGGAATCGCGTGGTCCGTCTCGACCTGGACGGCGATGGTGCCCGCGAGGTGAGCCGAGTGGGCGGGCTCGGGAGTGGCGAGGACCGCTTCGCCGGCCCGACCGCGATCGCCGTCGCACGGATCGACGGGCACGACCTCGACACCGTGTACGTCGCCGACAGCCACCGCCGACGCCTGGTCCGCCTGGCCGACCTCGGACACGGGCTGCACTACGT
- a CDS encoding DUF3570 domain-containing protein — MQLTRRHTLTGLALVAAACVTDARAAWPDLPIETQGDDYVFQLFNDVDDIEVITHQNVYRVALENETELRIGLAHQTVVIPAVEAPPGSDDAVDAITTASRPIRDIGDAYREYARTRKEVQFDVSRPELSVGYYFSTEEDYLAQMIRTQWNRDFAGETFNLSVGASFGWDTIDPLADADSRSVSDHRHTTYANVVVTRVLTPTTVVRAGYETFFVDGLQHNPYRNVYVAGGNETERHPDDRHRQDVYLRLNQYLPLRASLKLEAKLYGDDWGVRSTTLGARLSQYVGDALIVRYRYRYYDQSAADFHSTNYTTTGGIGGYRTADYRLSAFDAHLFGTRVHWSLRDLIEGGTIWNGLALQLGYERYFNSNNFSANILEAGVSLDF, encoded by the coding sequence GTGCAACTGACCCGTCGTCACACCCTGACGGGTCTCGCACTCGTCGCTGCCGCTTGCGTCACCGACGCACGCGCCGCCTGGCCCGATCTTCCGATCGAGACCCAGGGGGACGACTACGTCTTCCAGCTGTTCAACGACGTGGACGACATCGAAGTGATCACGCACCAGAACGTGTACCGCGTCGCACTCGAGAACGAGACGGAACTCCGAATCGGCCTGGCCCACCAGACGGTCGTGATCCCCGCCGTCGAGGCACCTCCTGGCAGCGACGACGCGGTCGACGCCATCACGACGGCGAGCCGCCCGATCCGCGACATCGGTGATGCCTACCGCGAGTACGCACGCACCCGGAAGGAAGTGCAGTTCGACGTGTCGCGGCCGGAGCTGAGCGTTGGCTACTACTTCTCGACGGAGGAGGACTACCTGGCCCAGATGATCCGCACCCAGTGGAACCGTGATTTCGCCGGCGAGACGTTCAATCTGTCCGTGGGAGCGAGCTTCGGTTGGGACACGATCGACCCCCTCGCCGACGCCGACAGCCGTAGCGTGTCCGATCATCGCCACACCACCTACGCCAACGTCGTGGTCACGCGTGTCCTGACACCGACCACCGTCGTCCGCGCGGGCTACGAGACCTTCTTCGTCGACGGTCTTCAGCACAACCCCTACCGGAACGTGTACGTCGCCGGGGGGAACGAGACCGAACGGCATCCGGACGACCGTCACCGCCAGGACGTCTACCTGCGCCTGAACCAGTACCTTCCACTGCGCGCCAGCCTGAAGCTCGAGGCGAAGCTCTACGGAGACGACTGGGGCGTGCGCTCCACGACCCTCGGCGCCCGATTGAGCCAGTACGTCGGCGACGCGCTGATCGTCCGCTACCGCTACCGCTACTACGACCAGTCCGCTGCGGACTTCCACTCGACGAACTACACGACCACCGGGGGGATCGGCGGTTACCGGACTGCCGACTACCGGCTGAGCGCCTTCGATGCCCATCTCTTCGGCACACGAGTGCACTGGTCCCTTCGCGACCTGATCGAAGGCGGCACCATCTGGAACGGCCTGGCGCTGCAGCTCGGCTACGAGCGCTACTTCAACAGCAACAACTTCTCCGCGAACATCCTCGAAGCCGGCGTGAGCCTGGACTTCTAG
- a CDS encoding DUF4266 domain-containing protein: MRGRTSFGLAAVALVLGASGCATVKPYQMEHLADPIMAFDAEAEEHARELHWIEAREGSTGGAGGAGGGCACN; encoded by the coding sequence ATGAGAGGCCGCACGTCGTTCGGTCTGGCCGCCGTCGCCCTCGTCCTGGGAGCCAGCGGCTGCGCCACCGTCAAACCCTACCAGATGGAGCACCTCGCCGACCCCATCATGGCCTTCGACGCCGAGGCCGAGGAGCACGCTCGCGAGCTGCACTGGATCGAAGCCCGGGAGGGAAGCACCGGGGGCGCCGGCGGTGCCGGTGGGGGCTGCGCGTGCAACTGA
- a CDS encoding TlpA disulfide reductase family protein, with amino-acid sequence MNRHGRLTGLVVALLVVAVSVRADDVRGLLEGHPLRTLGGESVTLDELDGRTVVVNFWAEWCAPCREELPVLDGWYAELADHDVRFVAISIDREARRARDLAEDLGLRLPLYHDGPEGLAADLDLPALPITYVVDPNGLTVHTSTGSAEADLEALHDAIVATSSPTHATEPPSGGAER; translated from the coding sequence GTGAACCGGCACGGAAGACTCACGGGTTTGGTCGTGGCGTTGCTCGTCGTTGCCGTCTCGGTCCGAGCGGACGACGTACGTGGACTCCTCGAAGGCCACCCGCTGCGCACACTCGGCGGAGAATCGGTCACGCTCGACGAACTCGACGGGCGAACCGTGGTCGTGAACTTCTGGGCCGAGTGGTGTGCCCCTTGCCGTGAAGAGCTGCCCGTTCTCGACGGATGGTACGCGGAGTTGGCCGACCACGACGTGCGGTTCGTGGCGATCTCGATCGACCGCGAAGCTCGGCGTGCACGTGATCTGGCCGAGGACCTGGGGCTGCGGTTACCGCTCTACCACGACGGCCCCGAAGGCCTTGCAGCGGACCTCGACCTTCCCGCGCTACCGATCACGTACGTCGTCGACCCCAACGGCCTCACCGTCCACACCTCGACCGGCAGCGCCGAAGCCGACCTCGAGGCCCTGCACGACGCCATCGTGGCCACGAGCTCGCCCACACACGCCACCGAACCCCCGAGCGGAGGAGCAGAACGATGA